DNA sequence from the Juglans microcarpa x Juglans regia isolate MS1-56 chromosome 5S, Jm3101_v1.0, whole genome shotgun sequence genome:
TGGACTAGCATCAATGATAAATGCAAGGTTCATGAAGAGCAGTAAGAGCATAAAAATAGTGATAATCTTAGAGATGTGCATGATGTGCTCTTACTCGACTAGAGTAATGAGGTTCAAATACTTGGGAGGACTATAGGACATGTGATGCAGTTGGAGGATCATCGGTGTCATTATGCGTATCAGGAAAGCCATAAAGAGACTATCTGAGGAGTTGGACAGTTCTGCAATGACTTCAAGGGCTGAATTGATGACAATATTAGTGAAACATAAGAAAACTATGAAGGTgaagaagagaaacaagaaagactaaataaaaattttatgttccAAGAATGTCACATGATGAGAAACATGAAAACGTCTAGTGATGAGATCATAACAACAATAACCCTTTTGTGAAATGTCATAACCAATTAAACAACATAACTGAGAATGTGATTCCAAGTTTGGTGTGTTCATGTGGAggcaaagtgacaaaataaACACACCCAAAAAATGGAGTAAATGAGTAATAAGGGATTTTACCACAGAAAAGCTCAAAAGGTGTTTTGTTGTGTATAGTTTGTGAGGAAACTCGATTGATAGTGTATACGTGAGAGCAGCTTCACCCCACAATCGTTCAATGTTAAAGTCAAAGACAAGAGGAGTATGTACAATGTCTAAGATGTATATGTGTTTCCCTTTGGCACGTCCATTCAGCCGAGAAGTATAGGGACAAGATCGTTGTGAGATGGTCCCATGTTGAGATGAATAGTCAAGAAAAGATTATTCATTATAGTCCATGACATTGTCACGATCATATCTGGAGATTCAATTTTCATGGTGGAATAACGATTTTCTTAGGAGATGAGTTCTGAAACAACAACATCTACAGTTGGATAAGGTGTGTGATGCAAGAGGGAAGCCCAAGTAGGCTCAAAATCCTCATGAAGTGCTTTCATgaaatgcatatattttttacgATCATGATATGCTGCAAATAATTCTATCTTTAGGGTACTTCGATTTAGGGTCTGCAACAAATAGTTGTCCCCAAATATTATTTActtgagaataaaaaagaaaaataggctAACGTAACTCTTGACACATTTGATAATATTTAGTCTCAAGTTGGAACTCCTATGAAGAATCATGAGTGCAATTGTATCGACATGCTTAAAAATCCCAAACAATTTTTGCATTCCgaagtaggggtgctacccacatGGTAAGGGGGTTTCATACCCCGCCCAGCTACCGGGGGTTGGGGTTGAAACTGCACCCCCCTCACCCTACGCTCAACCCATTGTCTAAAAATTTtcttagacccaaattataatataatttaaaatataaattgaaatttatacattaaaaatatatgagctcattagaattatattttggattgttttggcctcctaggccaaccacTATATAGGAagccaagacaatacaatagtgatagttaagcaatgtgggacttaacaGTATTATGTTGGACCGCTCATTTTAACCGttagtgtaaattttttaatataatttaatgaaaattgCACTAGCTGTCAGTTTGGGGGAAGATTAGCAGCACCCTTTATTTATTTgcctttaagaaaaatattaattttctccCTAGATTTGACGAGCGGGGCTGCCGACAAGCATGAACCTTCCCTTAATTGCCCAACAATGAGCTCTGAAGTAGACGTGTCCATGGCTGACCGACGATTAACAAGTCAAGATGACAAGTCCAAGTCAAGCAAACCGTAAACCGAACGGCAAAATTCATTGAGTAATGACatcacacaatatattttataatatatttcacaatacattctgtgacataaaatatttttataaaatgatattaatttaataagatattttacaaacatgtgtttattctataaaatattataaaaaataatatatgtttatcatttttcaaactcatttagAGAGCCGCTAAGGCTATACAAGTTCATAAACACCACATTCCACACTGAAAGGCAGGACGTACATAAAGAAGATCAGCTTGATACCCTTAATTCTTGAAGTCTATATCCAATGAAATCTCGATCCTTTGCATGGCTGTTCTTGATCCCCATAACATCACTAGTACTTCTCCTCAGCTTCTGTGTACCTGCGGTGTTTGGCCAATGTCTCCACGATCAGCAATCCCTGTTGCTCCATTTGAAGAACAGTGGTGTTTAACGATAGTTTGTCCACAAAACTAGTGCAGTGGCATAAAAACACCGGTTGTTGTTCCTGGGAAGGCGTAACCCGCAGTGAAGGACGTGTTATTGGGCTCGACTTGAGCAATGAATCAATCTCCGGTGGACTCGACAATTCCACCGGATTCTGAATTTGGCATATAACAACTTCAACTATGTTCGGATTCCATCACAGCTTGTGAAATTGACGAATTTGAGTCATTTGAACCTTTCAATTGCTGGCTTTGCAGGCCAGATTCCAATTGAGCTTTCGCGTTTGAGAAGGTTGGTTATTCTTGATTTATCTACCCTGTACTTCACTGAAATTCCTCCCCTAAAACTTGAGAATCCAAATTTAGAGATGTTGGTTCAGAACTTTACGGAGCTTATAGAACTTCATCTTGATGGTATAATCATATCAGGACAAGGGTCCGAATGGTGCGAGACTTTATCATCATCACTGACCAATTTGAGGGTATTGAGCTTGTCAAATTGCAATCTTTCAGGCCCTTTGAATCCCTCCTTGTTAAAGCTTCAATCCCTCTCAAGTATTCGTTTGGATAATAACAACTTGTCTGCTGCAGTGCCGGAGTTCTTCGCAAATTTCACAAATTTGACGTCCTTGCCCACACTAGAGGTTCTTGACTTGTCTAGTAATCCACAAATCCGTGGTTCCTTGCCAGATTTTCCTCAGAATGGGTATCTTCGAACCCTGGTACTTGGACACACAAATTTCTCGGGAAAATTGCCGCATTCTATCGGTAACCTTACCATGTTGTCTAGAATGGATTTTTCAAGGTGCAATTTCGGCGGATCAATTCCAACTACAATGGCAAATCTTATCCAATTGCTTTATTTGGACATGTCATTGAACAATTTCAATGGACCAATTCCATCCTTCAACAAGGCCATGAACCTGACTCAAATAAACCTTTCTTATAACGATTTAACAGGTCAGATTACTTCTACTCACTTGCAAGAGCTGAAGAAACTGGTAAACCTTGACTTGCGTTACAATTCATTGAATGGGAACATTCCAGTTCCTCTGTTTTCCGATTTATCATTGCAGTATCTGCAACTTTCCTACAACCAATTTTCTGGTGAACTCAATCAATTTCCCAACATTTCTTCTAATGTATTGAAATACCTTGATTTGAGCAGCAACAATTTGGAAGGGGCAATCCATGTGTCTGTCTTTAATCTTCAACGTCTTAAGGtcctctcactttcttcaaATAACTTCAATGGCTCTTTCAAGCTAAATATGATCGAGCAGTTGAGAAATCTTTCCAGTCTTGATCTTTCCTACAACAGCTTATCAATTGAATATGATAGAACTGATTCTCCGTCCCCCTCCTTTCCCAACATCACCACGTTAAAATTGGCTTGCAGCAAGTTGAAAATATTTCCTGGTTTTTTGAGAAACCAATCCAAATTAACAGTTCTAGACCTTTCAGATAACGAGATTGGTGGAGAGATACCCAACTGGTTATGGAAACTGCCTTTTCTTCAAAGGTTAAATCTTTCTTTTAACAATTTGGTGAGTCTAGAAGTATCTTCACTCAATGTCTCTCCTCTGGTTTTGTTGGACATTCGTTCCAACAGACTCCAGGGGCAACTCCCAGATCTCCCACCATCTGCCACATATTTGGACTTCTCGAGGAATAATTTCAGCTCTGTCATACCAAATAACATTGGTGACTTCCTTTCTTATgcttatttcttttctctttcaagcAATAAATTCAAAGGGAGTATACCTGTATCAATTTGCAATGCAACATACCTCGAAGTTCTAGATCTGTCTAATAATTCCTTCAGTGGCATGATTCCGGAATGTTTGGTTCGGATGAGTAGTACTCTTGGGGTGCTGAATCTAGGGAGAAACAATCTCCATGGCATGGTTCCCAATACATTTCCAGACAACTGTGGATTGCAAACTTTAGATCTCAATGGAAACCAACTTGTAGGGCATATACCTAAATCTATGGCAAATTGCACAATGTTGGAGGTCTTTAATATCGGTAACAACCACATTGAGGACATCTTCCCATGTCACTTGAAGAACGCATCCGTATTGCGTGTCCTTGTTTTGCGCTCTAACAACTTTAGGGGCTCCCTTGGTTGTCCAGGAGATAATGCCACTTGGCCTATGCTTCAAATTTTGGGTGTAGCTTCGAACAATTTCACTGGTAAGCTTCCAATAAAATCCTTTCATGCCTGGAAGGCTATGTCGAAAAGTGAAGATGATGCCAAATCAGAGGTCAATCACCTTCGATTTAAACTCACTTTGTTTGAAAACTTTTATTATCAAGATGCGGTCACAGTTACCGTTAAAGGTCTAAGTATCGAATTTGTGAAGATTCTAACGCTTTTCACCTCGATTGACTTTTCCTACAATAACCTGGAGGGGCCAATACCAGAAGCATTTGGTGGACTCTCAACACTAATCGTTCTAAACTTGTCGCATAATGCTCTTTCAGGACAAATCCCGAAATCTCTGGCAAACTTGAAACAGTTGGTGTCATTGGACTTGTCAATCAATAATATTACAGGGGAGATTCCTACACAACTTGCAGAAAgtcttattttcctttcagtCCTAAACCTCTCCTTTAATCAACTGGTGGGGCGGATTCCAATGATCAAAcaattttctactttttcagAAAGTTCCTACGTAGGGAACAAAGGATTGTGTGGCTTCCCTCTTAAGGAAATTTGCAATGCTGGAGGGACAACACGGTCGACTCCACCTGACTCGAATTCTAAGAAAGTGATTGGAAGGAAGTTTCTAAGTGTTGAACTAGGATTTATTTTTGGCTTAGGAATTATCATCGGGCCCCTGTATTGGAAAAGGTGGAGGTTTTGGTATTTCAAACAAGTCGATGACATTCTTTACAAGATCTTTCCGAAGCTGTATATGAACAGAGAAGCATACCCTCATAGAATTACAAGTAGAAATCGAAGGCCAAGACGTCAGTGATCAGATTCCTTAGGCTTTTCAGTGGGAAACCGTCAAAGGTGAGGGTATGTGGAGAGATGCAACCATGTGACGTGGTTTTTCGAGTTGCATCATAAAGCAGAATAAAGTGCCATGGAAACCATGTGATTGGAAGATAGTAGCATCCTAGCTTTCAAGGTATGGTGTGCTTGTAATTGCTAAGCCATAGAAATTTTCATGCTAAAATAGTGGTCTTATGATAATTTCTGAGACGAGCATGCGATGCGAACGTGAAACTCCAGTACCTTGCAATGaacctttttttactttttattttcatgacaTCCAACAAGTTCATGTATAGCCATGGAGTGGAAATGGAAATTTTAAAGAGAGTCGGGGTGTTGTTTTAGGAGCGGATCTACAATTGAtaagaattaaataaagaaaaatgctttatttacaaagaataactttaaaaataaatttataaattaatgcaaTTTGAcgcaatattataaaattactctttttaaaaatattttattttagaatatggaATATTTTAGTCGTCTCAGAATTTCTAACTTCTAGGGATGGCAAGATTCCACCACAGGC
Encoded proteins:
- the LOC121268149 gene encoding receptor-like protein 7, coding for MPISPLLLLLSYCAPAVSGQCLSDQQSLLLLLKNSLVFNNSLSTKLVHWNKSTGCCSWEGVTCREGRVIGLDLSSESISGGLDNSSSLFSLQHLQNLCLAYNIFNYAQIPSGFDKLTSLRHLSLSNVAFAGQIPIELSSLTRLVILNLSTLHFPGIPLLKLENPNLEMLVQNFTELMELHLDGVNISEQGSEWCETLSSSLTNLRVLSLSNCNLSGPLNPSLLKLQSLSSIRLDNNNLSAAVPEFFANFTNLTSLPTLEVLDLSSNPQIRGSLPDFPQNGYLRTLVLGHTNFSGKLPHSIGNLTMLSRMDFSRCNFGGSIPTTMANLIQLLYLDMSLNNFNGPIPSFNKAMNLTQINLSYNDLTGQITSTHLQELKKLVNLDLRYNSLNGNIPVPLFSDLSLQYLQLSYNQFSGELNQFPNISSNVLKYLDLSSNNLEGAIHVSVFNLQRLKVLSLSSNNFNGSFKLNMIEQLRNLSSLDLSYNSLSIEYDRTDSPSPSFPNITTLKLACSKLKIFPGFLRNQSKLTVLDLSDNEIGGEIPNWLWKLPFLQRLNLSFNNLVSLEVSSLNVSPLVLLDIRSNRLQGQLPDLPPSATYLDFSRNNFSSVIPNNIGDFLSYAYFFSLSSNKFKGSIPVSICNATYLEVLDLSNNSFSGMIPECLVRMSSTLGVLNLGRNNLHGMVPNTFPDNCGLQTLDLNGNQLVGHIPKSMANCTMLEVFNIGNNHIEDIFPCHLKNASVLRVLVLRSNNFRGSLGCPGDNATWPMLQILGVASNNFTGKLPIKSFHAWKAMSKSEDDAKSEVNHLRFKLTLFENFYYQDAVTVTVKGLSIEFVKILTLFTSIDFSYNNLEGPIPEAFGGLSTLIVLNLSHNALSGQIPKSLANLKQLVSLDLSINNITGEIPTQLAESLIFLSVLNLSFNQLVGRIPMIKQFSTFSESSYVGNKGLCGFPLKEICNAGGTTRSTPPDSNSKKVIGRKFLSVELGFIFGLGIIIGPLYWKRWRFWYFKQVDDILYKIFPKLYMNREAYPHRITSRNRRPRRQ